In a genomic window of uncultured Flavobacterium sp.:
- the rluF gene encoding 23S rRNA pseudouridine(2604) synthase RluF produces MEENLKRLNKFIGETGYCSRREADKLIEEGRVTINGVVPEMGTKVSPNDEVRIDGKLIVEKHEKLVYLAFNKPVGIECTTNLEVRNNIVDYINYPKRIFPIGRLDKASEGLIFMTNDGDIVNKILRARNNHEKEYTVTVNRPITDRFIERMGNGVPILDTVTRKCKVEQISKYTFKIILTQGLNRQIRRMTEYLGYDVTALKRIRIINISLDIPVGRYRDLTDDEIKELNQLIEPSSKTEEASLPKVEAPKTSKTPPTRRTEFISKYDPRFKKKGDY; encoded by the coding sequence ATGGAAGAGAATTTAAAACGTCTTAATAAATTTATTGGAGAAACAGGTTATTGTTCTCGTCGTGAAGCGGATAAACTTATTGAAGAAGGACGCGTAACAATAAATGGTGTTGTGCCTGAAATGGGAACGAAAGTTTCACCAAATGACGAAGTACGTATTGACGGAAAATTGATTGTTGAGAAACATGAAAAATTGGTTTACCTGGCTTTCAACAAACCTGTTGGAATTGAATGTACAACAAATTTAGAGGTTCGAAATAATATTGTGGATTATATTAATTATCCAAAACGTATTTTTCCGATTGGAAGATTGGATAAAGCCAGTGAAGGATTAATTTTTATGACGAATGACGGTGATATTGTAAACAAGATTTTGCGCGCCAGAAACAATCACGAAAAAGAATATACGGTAACGGTTAACAGACCGATTACGGATCGTTTTATTGAACGAATGGGAAATGGTGTTCCGATTTTGGATACGGTTACCCGAAAATGTAAAGTGGAACAGATTAGCAAATACACGTTTAAAATTATTTTAACGCAAGGTTTAAACCGTCAGATTCGTAGAATGACAGAATATCTGGGTTATGATGTAACGGCGCTTAAACGTATCCGAATTATAAATATATCGCTTGATATTCCGGTTGGTCGTTATCGCGATTTGACTGATGATGAGATTAAAGAGTTAAATCAATTGATTGAACCGTCTAGTAAAACCGAGGAAGCGAGTTTACCAAAAGTAGAAGCTCCTAAAACTTCTAAAACTCCGCCAACCAGAAGAACAGAATTTATTTCAAAATATGATCCTCGATTTAAGAAAAAAGGAGATTACTAA
- a CDS encoding cytochrome P450 encodes MNSSLFLQSDVSDPYLLYENMQNKNAVYWDEPNKIWAIYSHKHCVEVLKNPKAQIPTINPDNIQKLNEYALDILNNLTRLSNGVQHEIGREISIMLFSKIKSVEISPVITALIQNDLIESKIDWVDSVSKKLPILILLKSFNFNDNDSDFISKNIETIVKIMLPKKTNEEADSINKISEDLFLRIKKHLFNIVDESLLFSIGEKHKISSDQIIKITVSNLIGLFIQSYDAGRGILSNSLLQIIQNKTFSNKTVIEKSIIETVRFDPPIQNTRRIATEDFHIGESLIKKNDLILIILASANRDSEKFKNPANFDIERNNNIENLTFGIGGHMCLAKYFSIQLATEALWFLFDKYKTITILENNIQYEPMINARLPKNIWLSIIKK; translated from the coding sequence ATGAACTCTTCTTTATTCTTACAATCGGATGTTTCTGATCCTTATTTATTATATGAAAATATGCAGAATAAAAATGCCGTTTATTGGGATGAACCAAATAAAATATGGGCAATATATTCTCATAAACATTGTGTTGAAGTTTTAAAAAATCCTAAAGCACAAATTCCAACGATAAATCCTGATAATATTCAGAAGCTAAACGAATATGCTTTGGATATTTTGAATAATTTGACTCGATTATCAAATGGAGTTCAACATGAAATTGGGAGAGAAATTTCGATAATGCTTTTTTCAAAAATAAAATCTGTTGAAATCAGTCCGGTTATTACTGCTTTAATTCAAAACGATTTAATCGAAAGCAAAATAGATTGGGTCGATTCTGTATCCAAAAAACTACCAATATTAATTCTTCTAAAAAGCTTTAATTTTAATGACAACGATTCTGATTTTATTTCTAAAAATATTGAAACTATCGTCAAAATAATGCTTCCGAAGAAAACAAATGAAGAAGCCGATTCTATTAATAAAATTTCAGAGGATTTGTTTTTAAGAATCAAGAAGCATTTATTCAATATTGTTGATGAATCATTATTATTTTCCATCGGCGAAAAGCATAAAATTTCATCTGATCAGATTATAAAAATAACGGTAAGTAATTTAATCGGCTTATTTATCCAGAGTTATGATGCTGGACGCGGAATTTTAAGTAATTCGTTGTTACAAATTATTCAGAATAAAACTTTTTCGAATAAAACAGTAATAGAAAAATCAATTATAGAAACTGTTCGATTTGATCCTCCAATTCAGAATACAAGAAGAATTGCAACTGAAGATTTTCATATCGGCGAAAGCCTTATTAAGAAAAATGATTTGATTTTAATTATTCTGGCTTCGGCAAATCGTGATTCTGAAAAGTTTAAAAATCCCGCTAATTTTGATATTGAAAGAAATAACAATATCGAAAATCTAACTTTCGGAATTGGCGGTCATATGTGTCTGGCTAAATATTTCTCGATTCAATTGGCAACTGAAGCTTTATGGTTTTTATTTGATAAATATAAAACAATTACAATTTTAGAAAACAACATTCAATACGAACCAATGATCAATGCCAGATTGCCTAAAAACATTTGGCTTTCAATAATTAAAAAATAA
- a CDS encoding antibiotic biosynthesis monooxygenase translates to MIAVIFEVIPNEGKKGEYLDIAASLRPELGYIEGFISIERFQSFSDPEKVLSLSFWRDEESIQQWRNLEMHRHAQSKGRNEVFKDYHLRIATVVRDYGMFDRKETPEDSSFYHE, encoded by the coding sequence ATGATAGCAGTAATTTTTGAAGTAATTCCTAACGAAGGAAAAAAAGGAGAATATCTTGATATCGCCGCAAGTCTGCGACCGGAATTAGGCTATATAGAAGGATTTATATCTATTGAGAGATTTCAGAGTTTTAGTGATCCTGAAAAGGTTTTGTCTTTGTCTTTTTGGAGAGACGAAGAAAGTATTCAGCAATGGAGAAATCTCGAAATGCATCGACATGCGCAATCAAAAGGCAGAAATGAAGTTTTTAAGGATTATCATTTAAGAATTGCAACGGTTGTTCGTGATTACGGAATGTTTGATCGAAAAGAAACTCCTGAAGATAGTTCCTTTTATCATGAATAG
- a CDS encoding winged helix-turn-helix domain-containing protein → MEDQFIKTATLIGDPTRAAIMWTLLDGRAFTATELSIAVNTSPQNMSMHLGKLIDANLLSVEKQGRHKYYRFSNKEVAYVVEAMANLIPKPAIQSKKETENYPPIKYCRTCYDHLAGKIGVAVTDSLLNQKILIENKNDFEISSQGEKWFSDFGINIEEAQKQKRIFLKPCLDWSERRNHIAGSIGSLLFNKMINEDWLRRTKDSRAIIITGKGEKELLKYFNVVV, encoded by the coding sequence ATGGAAGATCAATTTATAAAAACGGCAACTTTAATTGGTGATCCAACGCGTGCAGCAATTATGTGGACATTGCTTGATGGAAGAGCATTTACAGCCACAGAATTATCAATTGCAGTAAATACGTCTCCACAAAATATGAGTATGCATTTAGGGAAACTTATTGATGCAAATTTACTTTCTGTTGAAAAACAAGGACGTCATAAATATTACAGATTTTCGAATAAAGAAGTCGCATATGTCGTTGAAGCAATGGCGAATCTTATTCCGAAACCAGCAATTCAATCCAAAAAAGAAACCGAAAATTATCCTCCAATAAAATATTGCAGAACTTGCTATGATCATTTAGCAGGAAAAATTGGTGTCGCTGTAACGGATAGTTTGCTAAATCAAAAGATATTAATAGAAAATAAAAATGATTTTGAAATCAGTTCTCAAGGCGAAAAGTGGTTTTCTGATTTTGGAATTAATATAGAAGAAGCTCAAAAGCAAAAACGAATATTCTTAAAACCTTGTTTGGATTGGAGTGAAAGAAGAAACCATATTGCTGGTTCGATAGGTTCACTTTTATTCAACAAAATGATAAATGAAGATTGGCTCAGAAGAACAAAAGATTCAAGAGCGATAATCATCACAGGAAAAGGCGAGAAGGAATTGTTGAAATATTTTAATGTGGTTGTTTAG
- a CDS encoding tetrahydrofolate dehydrogenase/cyclohydrolase catalytic domain-containing protein — translation MQLLDGKKTAEDIKNEIAAEVQSIKDAGGKVPHLAAVIVGTNGASLTYVGSKVKSCQQIGFDSTLVSLPEDITEEALLAKIKELNEDDDLDGFIVQLPLPKHIDEQKILLAIDPDKDVDGFHPTNFGRMALEMESFIPATPFGIMQLLERYNVETAGKHTVVIGRSHIVGRPMSILMSRKGNPGDSTVTLTHSRTKNLAEFTKNADIIITALGVPEFLKADMVKDGVVIVDVGITRVEDASNPKGYVIKGDVDFDGVSKKSSFITPVPGGVGPMTIAMLLKNTLLARKMRSAKK, via the coding sequence ATGCAACTACTAGACGGTAAAAAAACAGCTGAAGACATTAAAAACGAAATTGCAGCCGAAGTTCAATCAATAAAAGATGCCGGAGGAAAAGTACCTCATTTGGCAGCAGTAATTGTTGGAACAAACGGAGCGAGTTTAACTTACGTAGGAAGTAAAGTAAAATCTTGCCAGCAAATAGGCTTTGATTCAACTTTAGTAAGTTTACCGGAAGATATTACCGAAGAAGCTTTGCTGGCAAAAATCAAAGAACTAAACGAAGATGACGATCTTGATGGATTCATCGTTCAGTTGCCATTGCCAAAACATATCGACGAACAAAAAATCTTATTGGCAATCGATCCGGATAAAGATGTTGACGGTTTTCACCCAACAAACTTTGGTAGAATGGCTCTTGAAATGGAAAGTTTCATTCCTGCAACACCATTCGGGATCATGCAATTATTAGAGCGTTACAACGTAGAAACTGCCGGAAAACACACCGTTGTTATTGGTAGAAGCCACATTGTAGGTCGTCCAATGAGTATCTTAATGAGCCGTAAAGGAAATCCTGGAGATTCAACAGTAACTTTAACCCACAGTAGAACTAAAAATTTAGCCGAATTCACTAAAAATGCAGATATTATTATCACAGCTTTAGGAGTTCCTGAATTCCTAAAAGCAGATATGGTTAAAGATGGAGTTGTAATCGTAGATGTTGGAATTACTCGTGTAGAAGATGCATCAAACCCAAAAGGATACGTTATCAAAGGAGACGTTGATTTTGACGGCGTAAGCAAGAAATCATCATTTATCACGCCAGTTCCTGGTGGAGTAGGACCAATGACAATTGCGATGTTACTTAAAAATACACTTTTAGCAAGAAAAATGAGAAGCGCGAAAAAATAA
- a CDS encoding transcriptional regulator: protein MGIIDKLNKDFESRVRLGIMSILMVNEWVDFTEMKNLLNITDGNLASHSSALEKSEYIEVKKEFVGKKPKTSYQVTPRGRAAFKEHLSYLEKLMKS from the coding sequence ATGGGAATTATTGATAAACTAAATAAAGATTTTGAAAGCCGTGTCAGATTGGGAATTATGTCCATTCTGATGGTTAATGAATGGGTTGATTTTACCGAGATGAAAAATCTCCTTAATATCACCGATGGAAATTTAGCAAGTCATTCCTCAGCGCTTGAAAAGTCAGAATACATCGAAGTCAAAAAGGAGTTTGTAGGCAAAAAGCCCAAAACCTCTTACCAAGTTACACCTAGAGGACGTGCGGCCTTTAAAGAACACCTTTCTTATCTTGAAAAATTGATGAAATCTTAA
- a CDS encoding alpha/beta fold hydrolase, giving the protein MGIKKGIRFITVKSVGQYINFLSYVRPQKAVELSYALFSQPRIGRLQKESLPKVLKNTETETFHHNEHHFQTYIWKGNETKILLVHGWESNASRWKKTLPHLQKSGSTIIAIDAPAHGQSSGKEFNVPLYAEFINKAVEKYQPTIIIGHSIGGAACVYHQYLFPNTSINKMVILGAPSELKTLINNYISMLSLNTKMFSLLESKFMSRFNFKLEDFSGQRFASEFNVAGLIAHDTSDKIVAFEEGKKIASNWKNSQFIETKGLGHGMHDDELYQKVIEFLFSS; this is encoded by the coding sequence TTGGGAATTAAAAAAGGAATTCGTTTCATTACAGTAAAATCAGTTGGACAATATATCAATTTCTTAAGTTATGTTCGTCCACAAAAAGCTGTCGAACTTTCATATGCTCTTTTTAGCCAACCCAGAATTGGCCGATTACAAAAAGAGAGTTTACCAAAAGTCCTGAAAAATACCGAAACAGAAACGTTTCATCATAACGAACATCATTTTCAGACGTATATCTGGAAAGGAAACGAAACCAAAATTCTACTTGTTCACGGATGGGAAAGTAACGCGTCTCGCTGGAAAAAAACTTTACCACATCTTCAAAAATCAGGAAGTACAATCATTGCTATTGACGCGCCTGCGCATGGACAAAGCAGTGGTAAAGAATTTAATGTTCCGCTTTATGCTGAATTCATTAATAAAGCGGTCGAAAAATATCAGCCTACAATTATTATTGGACATTCTATTGGTGGCGCGGCTTGCGTTTATCACCAATATTTATTTCCAAATACGAGCATTAACAAAATGGTTATTTTGGGAGCTCCATCAGAATTGAAAACCTTAATTAATAATTACATTTCGATGCTGAGTTTGAATACGAAGATGTTTTCACTTTTAGAAAGTAAATTCATGAGCCGTTTCAACTTTAAACTGGAAGATTTCTCGGGTCAGAGATTCGCCTCAGAATTTAATGTTGCGGGATTAATTGCACACGATACTTCTGATAAAATAGTAGCTTTTGAAGAAGGGAAGAAAATTGCCAGTAATTGGAAAAACAGTCAGTTTATCGAAACCAAAGGTTTAGGTCACGGAATGCATGACGATGAATTGTATCAGAAGGTTATTGAGTTTTTGTTTTCTTCTTAA
- a CDS encoding magnesium transporter CorA family protein: MKAFYKNNNGLIETQEWIPNCWINIESPSETEKKYLLEELQIPEAFYNDIEDIDERPRIEIEDGWTLIIMRVPIKSNDVKLPFQTIPMGLIFKKDICVTISFYETQIISDFVQYTKRKNIHIKDNYDLVLRLLLSSSVWYLKYLKQINQKIKLAEDNLEKSIKNAELQALLQIEKCLVFFITSLKGNDVLFHRIKNLKAHREHFDSDLLEDVDIELGQAQDTANIYSNILTGMMDAYASVISNNMNNIMKQMTSISIILMIPTLIASLYGMNVPNGMEESKYGFWILLFISVILSSCGAFLFKRRRWF; this comes from the coding sequence ATGAAAGCCTTTTACAAAAACAACAACGGATTAATCGAAACTCAAGAATGGATTCCAAATTGCTGGATCAATATCGAATCTCCTTCAGAAACCGAAAAAAAATATTTACTGGAAGAGCTTCAAATTCCCGAAGCATTTTACAATGATATTGAAGATATCGACGAACGACCTCGTATCGAAATAGAAGACGGCTGGACGCTTATTATTATGCGTGTTCCTATAAAAAGTAACGACGTAAAGTTGCCTTTTCAAACCATTCCGATGGGATTGATTTTTAAAAAAGATATTTGTGTTACCATTAGTTTTTATGAAACACAAATTATCTCTGATTTTGTACAATACACCAAACGAAAAAATATACATATAAAAGACAACTACGATTTAGTTTTAAGATTGTTATTGTCATCAAGTGTTTGGTATTTAAAATATCTGAAACAAATCAATCAAAAGATAAAACTGGCCGAAGATAATCTGGAGAAATCGATCAAAAACGCAGAATTACAAGCGCTTTTGCAAATCGAAAAGTGTTTGGTGTTTTTTATTACTTCCTTAAAAGGAAACGATGTTTTATTTCACAGAATTAAAAATCTAAAAGCCCACAGAGAACATTTTGATTCTGATTTATTAGAAGATGTTGATATCGAGTTAGGTCAGGCGCAAGATACAGCCAATATTTATAGCAACATTTTGACAGGAATGATGGACGCTTATGCTTCGGTAATTTCTAATAATATGAATAATATTATGAAGCAAATGACTTCGATTTCTATCATTCTAATGATTCCCACTTTGATCGCCAGTTTATACGGAATGAACGTGCCAAATGGTATGGAAGAGAGTAAATACGGATTTTGGATACTTCTTTTTATATCCGTTATTTTATCTTCTTGCGGAGCATTTTTGTTTAAAAGAAGAAGATGGTTTTAA
- a CDS encoding DUF4173 domain-containing protein gives MKKHQIILASSLIFTLLFYNESVGVNLAIFGLLLTCLVSYSFQDRSVDRSHLVLVITSVLSCLAFAWYGDFASFLALAMSVLFLQFKTQDSQLKIIQIFPLVFLNAFATLGRVFMFSQWLPERKIHNNFAKKLVAYFVIPAIFLVVFFAAYSFGSAHFSSLLTDYTLDLDIVQVILIGTLGFYISFSFWNYWVPEICYEKKEMLDNDFSNVNEIKNQNTFSFLDLEFERKSGEITLVLLNFMLLIFIVTYNYEQFFEVVTAQASKLSSDTHERVNAVIFSIIMAVGVILFYFKGGFNFDKKAENLKKLAQIWIVLNGLLIVSTIIKNSEYVSYFGLTYKRLGVYAFLILAIIGLVFTFLKIRRQKTNAYLVNQMVWYFYGTILLCSFVNWGNLITNYNISVNKGVGPWFLSSLNFNYESRDAYFSAKKIVAKKYGYLEEDRIEDRQNKSFMSKALYYEFVNSK, from the coding sequence ATGAAAAAACACCAGATTATCTTAGCTAGCAGTTTGATTTTTACACTGCTTTTTTACAACGAGTCAGTAGGAGTAAACCTCGCTATTTTTGGACTATTATTAACCTGTTTGGTTTCTTATTCATTTCAGGATCGCTCTGTCGACAGGTCACATTTGGTTTTGGTAATTACCTCAGTTTTATCTTGTTTAGCATTTGCCTGGTATGGAGATTTTGCATCTTTTTTGGCGTTGGCAATGTCAGTTCTCTTTTTGCAATTCAAGACTCAGGATTCACAACTTAAAATAATACAGATTTTTCCACTTGTGTTTTTAAATGCATTTGCCACATTAGGACGTGTTTTTATGTTTAGTCAATGGCTTCCGGAAAGAAAAATTCACAACAATTTTGCTAAAAAACTAGTCGCTTACTTTGTTATTCCAGCGATCTTTCTAGTAGTCTTTTTTGCAGCTTATTCATTCGGAAGTGCTCATTTTTCGTCTTTGTTAACAGATTACACTTTAGATCTTGATATTGTTCAGGTTATTCTAATAGGAACTCTGGGATTTTATATTTCTTTCAGTTTTTGGAATTATTGGGTGCCTGAAATTTGCTATGAAAAAAAAGAAATGCTGGATAATGATTTCAGTAATGTAAACGAAATCAAAAATCAAAATACATTTTCGTTTCTTGATTTAGAATTCGAAAGAAAGAGCGGAGAAATTACTTTAGTACTTCTGAATTTTATGCTTTTGATTTTTATTGTTACGTATAATTACGAGCAGTTTTTTGAAGTTGTCACAGCTCAAGCTTCTAAACTAAGTTCAGATACGCACGAGAGAGTAAATGCTGTAATTTTTTCGATTATAATGGCGGTTGGTGTGATCTTATTTTATTTCAAAGGCGGATTCAATTTTGATAAAAAAGCAGAAAATCTCAAAAAACTGGCTCAAATTTGGATCGTATTAAACGGACTTTTGATAGTAAGTACAATCATTAAAAACTCAGAATATGTTTCTTACTTTGGTTTAACCTACAAACGATTAGGAGTTTATGCTTTTCTAATTTTAGCAATAATAGGTTTAGTGTTTACATTCTTAAAAATTAGAAGGCAAAAAACGAATGCCTATTTAGTCAATCAAATGGTTTGGTATTTCTACGGAACAATACTTTTGTGCAGTTTTGTAAATTGGGGAAATCTAATTACAAATTATAATATATCTGTAAATAAAGGAGTTGGGCCATGGTTTTTAAGCAGTTTGAATTTTAATTATGAAAGCCGTGATGCTTACTTTTCAGCCAAAAAAATTGTTGCCAAAAAATACGGTTATCTGGAAGAGGATAGAATAGAAGATCGCCAGAATAAATCATTTATGTCAAAAGCGCTCTATTATGAGTTTGTGAATAGTAAATAG